In Leptospira bourretii, a genomic segment contains:
- the nadB gene encoding L-aspartate oxidase: MTRIKSDFLIIGSGVSGLFTALKLAPLGSVVVVTKKADYESNTNYAQGGIASVFDDKDKFEEHIKDTLESGAGLCDLEAVRVLVEEGPTRVRELLDLGVPFTRNQTGELDLAREGGHSKNRIIHSLDRTGSAVEQSLLDHVHANKNIQILENHACVDLITKHHLKDKENLPLRCYGAYIVDTETGEVFPVLAKKTILATGGAGQVYLHTTNPNIATGDGVASAYRAGAIVKNMEFYQFHPTSLFHEQGNSFLISEAVRGHGGILREIGGRPFMKDYHDMGELAPRDIVARAIDDTMKKRGEPHVLLDITHRPANDIINHFPSIYERCKKLGIDITTDPIPVVPAAHYMCGGVATDLLGRTNIADLYACGETTCTGVHGGNRLASNSLLECLVFSHRIAGDIQSQGKLSYSAETDLIPDWNKEGTTNTEEWVLISHDLIEIKTIMSNYVGIVRSDMRLERALRRLKLISEEVKDYYNRTTVSLGLLELRNLVKVAELIVRSALLRKESRGLHFSTDYPEDRTPSRQDTILSHKL; encoded by the coding sequence GTGACACGAATTAAATCAGATTTTTTGATCATTGGAAGCGGGGTGAGTGGTTTATTTACTGCGCTAAAACTTGCTCCGCTTGGATCTGTAGTGGTTGTTACCAAAAAGGCAGACTACGAATCTAACACCAATTATGCGCAAGGGGGAATTGCCTCCGTTTTTGATGACAAGGATAAGTTTGAAGAACATATCAAAGATACCTTAGAATCGGGCGCTGGCCTCTGTGACTTAGAAGCGGTGCGAGTCCTTGTTGAAGAAGGACCCACGCGGGTTCGGGAACTTCTAGACCTGGGAGTTCCTTTTACCAGAAACCAAACGGGGGAACTCGATCTTGCCCGCGAGGGTGGTCATAGTAAAAACAGAATCATTCACTCTTTGGATAGGACAGGTAGTGCCGTAGAACAGTCATTACTTGACCATGTTCATGCTAACAAAAACATCCAAATTTTAGAAAACCATGCCTGCGTGGATCTTATCACCAAACACCATTTAAAGGATAAAGAAAATCTTCCTCTTAGATGTTATGGTGCTTATATAGTCGATACAGAAACAGGTGAGGTATTTCCAGTCCTCGCTAAAAAAACGATTTTAGCTACGGGTGGTGCCGGTCAGGTATACTTACACACAACCAATCCAAATATTGCAACTGGTGACGGAGTGGCGAGTGCCTACCGAGCAGGGGCCATTGTCAAAAACATGGAATTTTATCAGTTCCATCCCACTTCCCTTTTCCATGAACAAGGAAATAGTTTTTTAATTTCAGAAGCAGTTCGTGGCCATGGTGGCATCTTACGAGAGATAGGTGGTAGGCCCTTCATGAAAGACTATCATGATATGGGGGAACTCGCGCCAAGAGATATCGTAGCTCGTGCCATCGATGATACGATGAAAAAACGAGGAGAACCTCACGTCCTTCTCGATATCACACATAGACCAGCAAACGACATCATCAACCACTTCCCGTCAATTTATGAACGTTGTAAAAAACTAGGGATCGATATCACAACGGATCCTATCCCTGTGGTACCCGCCGCTCATTATATGTGTGGTGGTGTGGCAACCGATCTTCTCGGACGAACCAATATTGCAGACCTATATGCTTGCGGAGAAACTACTTGCACAGGAGTTCATGGGGGAAACCGATTGGCATCAAATAGTTTGTTAGAATGCCTTGTTTTTTCGCATCGAATTGCGGGAGATATCCAATCGCAAGGAAAACTGAGTTATTCAGCCGAAACAGATCTTATACCTGATTGGAACAAAGAAGGAACTACCAATACAGAAGAATGGGTTCTCATCTCACATGATTTGATTGAAATCAAAACCATTATGAGTAATTACGTGGGGATTGTGCGTTCAGATATGCGACTCGAAAGAGCACTCCGTCGTTTGAAACTCATTTCCGAAGAAGTAAAGGACTATTACAACAGGACCACTGTCTCTCTTGGGTTACTTGAACTAAGAAACTTAGTGAAAGTCGCTGAACTCATTGTTCGTTCAGCACTATTAAGGAAAGAAAGTCGTGGACTTCATTTTAGTACGGACTATCCTGAAGATAGAACTCCTTCGAGACAAGATACCATTCTTTCACACAAACTTTAA
- a CDS encoding tyrosine-type recombinase/integrase, which produces MIKLRYSSQDNRFHLRFGFSTTLFSIAKSIPNALYQYPTKSWSYPNDPRVIKQLLNAFEPYDIRISPKEIPKRCGILEDFLKATRDRNFTFCTTKTYFSHLFRLLVFTEKLPSNIKMMDLENYLDYLIIERGAKASSVRSARQAFIFYFREVRKQFTHLKFPKMKVESKLPEVLSAEETRAIFDALPNIKHKMLLLISYSSGLRVSEVIHLKITDIDLKRNMVRVNQGKGKKDRYTVLATTLIEELKEYLKTREYNLLLKQSYNEVKANPWLFPGMKNRPLNIRTAESIFTNAAQKAKIKKKVSFHSLRHAFATHLLELGTDLRMIQTLLGHTSVRTTQIYTKVARSRLENIASPLDRIPAITEKNKYNSDKQNEY; this is translated from the coding sequence ATGATCAAACTTCGTTATTCCTCCCAAGACAATCGATTCCATTTACGATTTGGATTTTCGACAACTCTTTTCTCCATTGCAAAATCGATTCCCAATGCTCTTTACCAATACCCTACCAAGTCTTGGTCTTATCCCAATGATCCGAGAGTCATAAAACAATTATTAAATGCCTTTGAACCATACGACATTCGGATCTCACCAAAAGAAATTCCCAAAAGATGCGGAATTTTAGAAGATTTTCTAAAAGCAACCAGAGACAGAAATTTCACCTTCTGTACTACCAAAACATACTTCTCTCACTTATTTCGATTACTGGTGTTTACAGAAAAACTTCCATCTAACATAAAAATGATGGATTTAGAAAATTATTTGGATTATTTAATCATTGAACGTGGAGCCAAAGCCTCTAGTGTTCGTTCTGCAAGACAAGCTTTTATCTTTTATTTTCGAGAGGTGAGAAAGCAGTTTACTCATTTAAAATTTCCAAAAATGAAAGTGGAATCTAAACTTCCTGAAGTTTTGTCGGCAGAAGAAACAAGGGCCATCTTCGATGCACTTCCCAACATAAAACATAAAATGTTACTACTCATTAGTTATTCCTCTGGATTACGGGTGAGCGAAGTGATTCATTTGAAAATAACGGATATAGATCTAAAAAGAAATATGGTCCGAGTGAACCAAGGCAAAGGCAAAAAAGATAGATATACTGTTCTTGCTACAACACTCATTGAAGAATTAAAAGAATATCTGAAAACAAGAGAATACAATTTACTCTTAAAACAAAGTTATAACGAAGTCAAAGCAAATCCTTGGTTATTTCCTGGAATGAAAAATAGACCACTTAATATTCGTACGGCGGAAAGCATTTTCACAAATGCTGCTCAAAAGGCAAAAATCAAAAAGAAAGTCAGCTTCCATAGTTTGCGGCATGCTTTTGCGACTCATCTTTTAGAATTGGGAACCGATTTACGAATGATCCAAACATTACTCGGACACACAAGTGTCCGAACCACACAAATTTACACCAAAGTCGCAAGAAGCCGGTTAGAAAATATCGCAAGTCCTTTGGACAGAATTCCCGCTATCACTGAAAAAAACAAATACAACTCAGACAAACAGAATGAGTATTAA
- a CDS encoding DUF805 domain-containing protein encodes MSFQDAIKVCFQKYADFSGNAKRPEFWWWVVFCIIISAVLNMILPIIGGIFSLAVLLPSLSVGSRRLHDVGMSGWWQLIGLTGIGVLVLIYFWAQKGKN; translated from the coding sequence ATGTCATTCCAAGATGCGATTAAGGTATGTTTTCAAAAATATGCTGATTTTAGCGGCAATGCCAAAAGGCCAGAATTTTGGTGGTGGGTTGTTTTCTGTATCATCATAAGTGCAGTTCTCAACATGATTCTTCCCATCATTGGTGGAATCTTTTCTTTAGCTGTGTTGTTGCCAAGTTTGAGTGTGGGTTCACGCCGCCTTCATGATGTGGGAATGAGCGGTTGGTGGCAATTGATTGGTCTAACAGGAATTGGAGTTTTAGTGCTAATTTACTTTTGGGCACAAAAAGGAAAAAATTAG
- a CDS encoding DJ-1/PfpI family protein, with protein sequence MAETNDHKKSCNVFLVAENLSSVKARNGLMVLPNFDYANCPLMDIFIVPGGYGAEAYEIKNQTTLSWIKAKYLEVKHLASICTGAFLLAEIGFLDGLDVTTH encoded by the coding sequence ATCGCAGAAACTAACGATCACAAAAAATCATGTAATGTATTTCTAGTTGCAGAAAACCTTTCGTCCGTTAAAGCAAGAAACGGATTGATGGTTTTACCTAACTTTGACTACGCAAATTGTCCACTGATGGATATTTTCATCGTCCCTGGAGGATACGGCGCCGAAGCGTATGAAATCAAAAATCAAACAACTCTTAGTTGGATCAAAGCAAAATACTTAGAAGTTAAGCATTTAGCTTCCATTTGTACGGGTGCTTTTCTATTAGCAGAAATAGGATTTTTAGATGGATTAGATGTGACAACTCATTGA
- a CDS encoding DUF2798 domain-containing protein, which yields MNRILKEELFFSTMMTIGMVTVMLSYNIILIFGFHTNTLLMIVKQFIPIFLIAFAVEQLVVSHNVKKLHKILVSPSDPKFKHILIMVLLMVTSMCLLMTLITTLINIGTENHFLKHYVSSVVKNYPVALLAQLIVVGPIVRSIHLKLFSKSKLVS from the coding sequence TTGAATCGAATACTTAAAGAAGAATTATTTTTTTCTACTATGATGACAATTGGAATGGTAACGGTTATGTTATCATATAACATCATTTTAATTTTTGGGTTTCATACCAATACGTTACTAATGATTGTTAAACAGTTTATTCCGATTTTTTTAATAGCCTTTGCCGTAGAGCAATTAGTGGTAAGTCACAATGTAAAGAAATTACATAAGATTTTAGTCTCTCCAAGTGATCCCAAGTTTAAACATATATTAATCATGGTTTTACTTATGGTTACATCAATGTGTTTACTCATGACACTCATCACAACCCTGATCAATATAGGAACAGAAAATCATTTTCTCAAACATTACGTCAGTTCAGTCGTAAAAAATTATCCAGTAGCACTTCTTGCGCAGCTAATCGTTGTCGGCCCCATTGTCCGCTCTATCCATTTAAAACTATTTAGCAAATCAAAACTTGTTTCTTAA
- a CDS encoding tetratricopeptide repeat protein, whose amino-acid sequence MAEETDYLGYMNKGNYAMALNLLDQALLQNPEDPILLYNFALCCFQTKNFKKSIQVLDRILSEYPGFIELDNAYRLKVFALVELKDWETAESIIKERLQVAVDDPKLLSFLAHVYEYTHRLEEAIDIHRRILRHTPDYKNSLNSLGYLLALKKKPNSEERAEAIRSLKKALELDPNNPAYLDSFGYFLQTIGKPEEAWKAYRKALQKNPNHPILLERLKNLKK is encoded by the coding sequence ATGGCTGAAGAAACAGACTACCTCGGTTACATGAACAAGGGCAATTATGCCATGGCACTGAACCTTTTGGATCAGGCCTTACTCCAAAATCCAGAAGATCCCATCCTTTTGTATAATTTTGCTTTATGTTGTTTTCAGACTAAAAACTTTAAAAAATCGATTCAGGTTTTGGATCGGATCCTTAGCGAATATCCAGGGTTCATTGAACTGGATAATGCGTACCGCCTGAAGGTATTTGCCCTTGTGGAATTAAAAGACTGGGAAACAGCCGAATCCATCATCAAAGAAAGATTACAAGTGGCAGTGGATGACCCAAAACTTTTGTCTTTTTTGGCCCACGTTTATGAATACACACATCGGTTGGAAGAAGCCATCGATATCCATAGAAGGATTTTAAGGCATACTCCCGATTACAAAAACAGTTTGAACTCTCTTGGTTACCTACTGGCTTTGAAAAAAAAGCCAAACTCCGAGGAACGTGCGGAAGCCATTCGCTCCTTAAAAAAAGCTCTGGAACTCGATCCTAACAACCCAGCCTATTTGGATTCCTTTGGTTATTTTTTGCAAACCATTGGAAAACCAGAGGAAGCTTGGAAAGCCTATCGCAAAGCCTTACAAAAGAACCCAAACCATCCCATCCTCTTAGAAAGATTGAAGAACCTAAAGAAATAA